The following are from one region of the Peptococcaceae bacterium genome:
- the rplL gene encoding 50S ribosomal protein L7/L12: MSKINEIIEAVKGLTVLELAELVKKFEEEFGVSAAAPVAVAAAPAAGAAAAAPVEEEQTEFDVILVAAGEKKINVVKVVRELTGLGLKESKDLVDGAPKPVKEKVGKEEAEAVKAKLVEAGATVEIK; encoded by the coding sequence ATGTCAAAAATTAATGAGATCATTGAAGCGGTAAAAGGTTTAACCGTGCTGGAACTTGCCGAGCTTGTCAAAAAATTCGAAGAGGAGTTCGGGGTGTCCGCCGCCGCTCCCGTTGCTGTTGCTGCTGCTCCTGCCGCGGGCGCCGCTGCTGCGGCTCCTGTGGAAGAAGAGCAAACCGAATTTGACGTTATTCTGGTTGCCGCCGGCGAGAAGAAGATTAATGTGGTCAAAGTCGTCCGCGAACTGACCGGCTTGGGCTTGAAAGAGTCCAAAGACCTGGTGGACGGCGCTCCCAAACCTGTTAAGGAAAAAGTGGGCAAGGAAGAAGCCGAGGCAGTCAAGGCTAAGCTGGTGGAAGCAGGGGCCACAGTCGAAATTAAATGA